A genomic segment from Paramixta manurensis encodes:
- a CDS encoding MFS transporter, whose protein sequence is MTTVDMEQVDKSAVATQVVTRVVFFIAGLGMSAWAPLVPYAKARIQLSDASLGGLLLFLGAGSLLAMPLTGLLVGKQGCKRVILASGLVFVLMLPLLATLSTPLSLALALMLFGAAIGTFDVAMNIQAVEVEKAAQKTMMSGFHGFFSIGGIAGAGLVSLLLWLGCSPLQAVLALLVLIVALFIASHRHLLTERLHQADTPLFVLPHGKVLFLGLLCFILFLTEGAVLDWSALFLTQVRHFPAAQAGLAYAVFSVAMSIGRLTGDRVVNRFSRRLVMAGGCICAASGLLIAVTVNLPWLSLLAFLLVGFGAANTVPILFSATGQQSTMPVNLAISAMTTIGYAGILAGPALIGFVSHWSSLAAAFTAIALLLLAVAASARLVIR, encoded by the coding sequence ATGACGACAGTGGATATGGAACAAGTCGATAAATCAGCCGTAGCGACACAAGTGGTTACCCGCGTAGTGTTTTTTATTGCCGGCTTAGGGATGTCTGCCTGGGCACCATTAGTGCCCTATGCCAAAGCGCGCATTCAACTTAGCGACGCCTCGCTCGGTGGGTTATTGCTTTTCCTTGGCGCCGGGTCACTATTAGCAATGCCGCTGACCGGCTTATTGGTTGGCAAGCAGGGCTGTAAACGCGTTATCCTCGCCTCTGGCCTCGTCTTCGTCCTGATGTTACCGTTACTCGCGACCCTCTCAACGCCGCTTTCGCTGGCGCTGGCATTGATGTTGTTTGGCGCGGCAATTGGAACCTTTGATGTCGCGATGAATATTCAGGCTGTCGAAGTCGAAAAAGCGGCACAAAAAACCATGATGTCTGGGTTTCACGGTTTTTTCAGTATCGGCGGCATTGCCGGAGCCGGGCTGGTCAGCCTGCTGTTATGGCTCGGCTGTTCTCCTCTACAAGCAGTGTTAGCGCTGTTGGTGCTAATTGTGGCGCTGTTTATCGCCAGCCACCGCCATCTGCTGACTGAACGTCTACATCAGGCCGATACGCCGTTATTTGTTTTGCCGCACGGCAAAGTTCTGTTTTTAGGGTTGCTCTGTTTTATTCTGTTTCTTACCGAAGGCGCGGTTTTAGACTGGAGCGCGCTGTTTTTGACGCAAGTCCGTCATTTTCCTGCTGCGCAGGCCGGTTTGGCGTATGCGGTATTTTCAGTCGCCATGAGCATTGGTCGGCTGACTGGCGATCGGGTAGTAAACCGTTTCAGCCGTCGTCTGGTGATGGCTGGCGGTTGTATTTGCGCAGCGTCAGGGCTGCTGATTGCGGTAACCGTTAATCTGCCGTGGCTGTCGCTGCTGGCATTTCTGTTAGTTGGGTTTGGCGCGGCAAATACTGTCCCGATCTTATTCAGCGCCACCGGTCAGCAGAGTACCATGCCGGTTAATCTGGCGATTTCCGCCATGACAACCATTGGTTATGCAGGTATTCTGGCAGGTCCGGCTCTGATTGGTTTTGTTTCCCATTGGTCCAGCCTGGCAGCGGCATTTACGGCGATAGCCTTGCTGCTGCTGGCGGTTGCTGCCAGCGCTCGGCTGGTTATACGATAA
- the rcsD gene encoding phosphotransferase RcsD gives MPYKFPLTSGNVTRFFVIFILVLLVAQGVMIHNAVNAWLTEKRYAMEDVTYAMQKRIDAYRFATWQIYENLAASAAGTPPNSLQETRLRPDVYYLEKNRRKTEALIFGSHDSSTLDMTLRMSRYLDTLWGAENNTWSMYFLNGQDNSLILISTLPLKDMATRYKENAISNIVDARRAEMLQQANALDERESFSPLRRFSWQNDHYFTVRTTFNQPGHLATVVAFDLPVNDLIPRNMPLENFQLRQDATVSNEGKNSDEEAQATHINFSTREAEIVSALPGAPLQLAYRIPLTSLALDTLRNLLWPMLADFALLLMSLAGLFLLRQQSLRPSENQSAELDSLRVLNEEIVASLPVGLLVYDFASNRTIISNKIAEHLLPHLNLQKIINMSDQHQGVLQATVNNEVYEIRHARSVYSPHTQLFMMRDQDRELLVNKKLQKAQQVLDRNHQMRQQLLQNLGHALNQPLNQVVTQLRALSEESEDEQLLNVLQDSQSLSRLLDDIVLLNRLETHDWLPDAASFNLQALLDELTLELLPQARRKGLKLLVRNHLNSDEIRFGDSRAIRKVLTTLLHYSLTTTQWGKVSLEVDSPADQPNRLRLQIVDTGAGLTRDELGNTDFPYLGETSQDRFGQASGLAFFLCKQLCKQLGGHLEILAKPDIGTRYSIWLNVPLETQQPQEEKLLEGVTALIEIDVDDVRNIVCHQLENWGARCITPDERFSGQQHDILVTDDPARMTPWALLLTDDESGFRALNENQYRVNFNISSALQDALLQLIEKQLSEELSLGEESEEEDVVPLLSGGYYQLFVETVPDDVKRLYTEAADNDYRSLAQTAHRLKGVFAMLNLVPGKQLCETLEQHIKECDDSNIKNTTSEIDAYVNELLQQGNQKDE, from the coding sequence GTGCCATATAAGTTTCCCCTTACTTCAGGCAATGTCACACGTTTTTTCGTGATATTCATTCTGGTGCTGTTAGTCGCGCAGGGCGTCATGATCCATAACGCAGTAAACGCCTGGCTGACGGAAAAACGCTACGCGATGGAAGACGTTACTTATGCGATGCAAAAACGTATCGATGCTTATCGTTTCGCCACCTGGCAAATTTATGAAAACCTGGCCGCCAGCGCCGCCGGTACGCCGCCCAATAGCCTGCAAGAGACGCGTTTGCGGCCTGATGTTTACTACCTGGAAAAAAACCGCCGTAAAACCGAGGCGCTGATTTTCGGTTCCCACGACAGCAGTACGCTGGATATGACGCTACGGATGTCGCGTTATCTTGACACCCTGTGGGGCGCGGAAAATAACACCTGGTCGATGTATTTTCTGAATGGTCAGGACAACAGCCTGATCTTAATCTCCACCCTGCCGTTGAAAGATATGGCGACACGTTACAAAGAGAATGCCATCAGCAATATCGTTGACGCACGGCGCGCCGAAATGCTGCAACAGGCCAACGCCTTAGATGAGCGCGAGAGTTTTTCTCCATTGCGGCGTTTTAGTTGGCAAAACGATCACTACTTTACTGTTCGTACCACCTTTAATCAGCCGGGCCACCTGGCGACGGTGGTAGCATTTGATCTGCCGGTGAATGATCTTATTCCGCGCAATATGCCGCTGGAAAACTTCCAGTTGCGGCAAGATGCGACCGTGAGTAACGAAGGGAAAAATAGCGACGAAGAGGCGCAAGCGACCCATATCAACTTCAGTACGCGCGAGGCGGAAATTGTCTCCGCCCTACCTGGCGCGCCACTGCAATTGGCTTACCGCATCCCTCTTACTAGTCTGGCTCTCGATACGCTGCGTAATTTACTCTGGCCGATGCTGGCAGATTTCGCCCTACTGCTGATGTCGCTAGCCGGTCTGTTCCTGTTACGACAGCAATCGCTGCGTCCGAGTGAAAACCAGAGCGCCGAACTGGATTCACTACGCGTGCTGAATGAAGAGATCGTCGCCAGTTTACCCGTCGGTCTCCTGGTGTATGACTTCGCCAGTAACCGCACCATTATCAGTAATAAAATCGCAGAACATTTGTTGCCGCACCTGAATTTGCAAAAAATCATCAATATGTCCGATCAACATCAGGGTGTATTGCAGGCGACGGTCAATAACGAGGTTTACGAAATACGCCACGCGCGCAGCGTTTATTCTCCGCACACCCAGTTGTTTATGATGCGCGATCAGGATCGTGAACTCTTGGTGAATAAAAAGCTGCAAAAAGCTCAGCAAGTACTCGACAGAAATCATCAAATGCGCCAGCAATTGCTGCAAAATCTCGGCCATGCGCTGAACCAACCGCTAAATCAGGTGGTGACGCAATTGCGTGCGCTCAGCGAGGAAAGTGAGGATGAGCAACTGCTGAACGTGTTACAGGATAGCCAGTCGCTCTCACGTTTACTGGACGATATTGTCTTGTTAAACCGCCTGGAAACACACGATTGGCTACCGGATGCCGCGTCATTCAATCTCCAGGCTTTGTTGGATGAGTTAACGCTGGAACTGCTGCCGCAGGCACGCCGCAAAGGGTTAAAACTACTGGTACGCAACCATCTGAATAGTGATGAAATACGTTTTGGCGACTCGCGGGCCATCCGTAAAGTGCTCACCACCTTGTTGCACTATTCGCTGACCACCACCCAATGGGGTAAGGTTTCGCTGGAGGTTGACTCTCCGGCCGACCAGCCTAATCGTCTGCGGTTACAAATCGTTGATACCGGTGCCGGGCTCACGCGTGATGAATTGGGTAATACTGACTTTCCTTATCTGGGCGAAACCTCGCAAGACCGTTTCGGGCAGGCTTCCGGGCTGGCATTCTTCCTCTGTAAACAGTTGTGTAAACAGCTTGGCGGGCATTTAGAGATTCTGGCAAAACCGGATATTGGCACCCGTTACAGTATTTGGCTCAACGTGCCGCTGGAAACCCAACAGCCGCAAGAAGAGAAGTTACTGGAAGGCGTCACCGCGCTGATTGAGATCGACGTTGATGATGTGCGCAATATCGTTTGTCATCAATTGGAAAACTGGGGCGCGCGCTGTATTACGCCGGATGAGCGCTTCTCTGGTCAACAACATGATATTTTGGTCACCGATGATCCGGCGCGCATGACACCGTGGGCGCTGTTGCTCACCGATGATGAGTCTGGTTTCCGCGCGCTGAATGAAAATCAGTACCGGGTAAATTTCAATATCAGTAGCGCCTTGCAAGATGCACTGCTACAACTGATTGAAAAGCAGCTTTCCGAGGAACTTTCCCTTGGTGAAGAGAGCGAAGAAGAGGACGTTGTACCGCTGCTCAGCGGCGGTTACTACCAGTTGTTTGTCGAGACAGTACCGGATGATGTGAAGAGATTGTATACTGAGGCAGCAGACAACGATTACCGTTCGCTTGCTCAGACAGCGCACCGCCTAAAAGGCGTGTTTGCCATGCTCAATCTGGTACCTGGCAAGCAGCTTTGTGAAACGTTAGAACAGCACATTAAAGAGTGTGACGATTCAAACATTAAAAATACCACCAGTGAAATTGACGCCTACGTCAACGAACTGCTGCAGCAAGGTAACCAAAAAGATGAATAA
- the rcsB gene encoding response regulator transcription factor RcsB — MNNLNVIIADDHPIVLFGIRKSLEQIEWVNVVGEFEDSTALINSLSKLDANVLITDLSMPGEKYGDGITLIKYIKRHYPDLSIIVLTMNNNPAILSAVLDLDIEGIVLKQGAPTDLPKALAALQKGKKYTPDSVAKLLEKISAGGYGDKRLSPKESEVLRLFAEGFLVTEIAKKLNRSIKTISSQKKSAMMKLGVDNDIALLNYLSSVSMTPVDKE; from the coding sequence ATGAATAACTTGAATGTAATTATTGCCGATGACCATCCCATTGTGTTGTTTGGTATTCGGAAGTCGCTTGAACAAATTGAATGGGTAAATGTAGTCGGTGAGTTTGAAGACTCTACCGCGTTGATTAATAGCCTCTCAAAACTTGATGCTAATGTGCTGATTACCGATCTCTCAATGCCAGGTGAGAAATACGGCGATGGTATTACACTGATTAAATACATCAAACGCCACTACCCCGATCTGTCAATTATTGTTCTTACTATGAACAATAATCCGGCGATTCTGAGCGCGGTGCTGGATTTGGACATTGAAGGTATTGTACTGAAGCAAGGTGCGCCGACCGATTTACCAAAAGCGTTAGCGGCCCTGCAGAAAGGGAAAAAGTACACGCCGGATAGCGTGGCGAAATTGCTGGAAAAAATTAGCGCCGGCGGCTATGGCGATAAGCGCCTTTCGCCGAAAGAGAGCGAAGTGTTGCGTCTGTTTGCCGAAGGTTTTTTAGTGACCGAAATTGCCAAGAAACTTAATCGCAGTATTAAAACCATTAGTAGCCAGAAGAAATCAGCCATGATGAAACTCGGTGTAGATAACGATATTGCGCTGCTGAATTATCTCTCTTCCGTCAGCATGACACCGGTTGATAAAGAGTAA